A DNA window from Halomicrobium mukohataei DSM 12286 contains the following coding sequences:
- a CDS encoding Era-like GTP-binding protein, translating into MGLLTDLKDSISRAASTLFSEENPKRIGIYGPPNAGKTTLANRIARDWTGDAVGPESHIPHETRRARRKEDIEIERNGATVNIDIVDTPGVTTKVDYEEFLDHDMEKDDAVRRSREATEGVAEAMHWLREDVDGVIYVLDSSTDPFTQVNTMLIGIIESQDLPVLILANKTDLEESSVQRIRNAFPQHETIPLSALEGDNMDEVYDKIAEYFG; encoded by the coding sequence ATGGGACTGCTCACAGATCTCAAAGACAGTATTTCACGCGCGGCATCGACGCTGTTCTCGGAAGAGAACCCCAAGCGTATCGGTATCTACGGCCCACCGAACGCTGGGAAGACGACCCTGGCCAACCGAATCGCCCGTGACTGGACCGGTGACGCCGTCGGCCCCGAGAGTCACATTCCACACGAAACGAGGCGCGCGCGCCGGAAAGAGGACATCGAGATCGAGCGCAACGGCGCGACGGTCAACATCGACATCGTCGACACGCCGGGCGTGACGACGAAGGTCGACTACGAGGAGTTCCTCGATCACGACATGGAGAAAGACGACGCCGTGCGTCGCTCGCGGGAGGCCACCGAGGGGGTCGCGGAGGCGATGCACTGGCTCCGCGAGGACGTAGACGGCGTCATCTACGTGCTCGACTCCTCGACGGATCCGTTCACGCAGGTCAACACCATGCTGATCGGGATCATCGAGAGTCAGGACCTGCCGGTTCTGATTCTGGCGAACAAGACGGACCTCGAAGAGTCGTCGGTCCAGCGGATCCGCAACGCGTTCCCACAACACGAGACGATTCCGCTGTCGGCCCTGGAAGGAGACAACATGGACGAAGTGTACGACAAGATCGCGGAGTACTTCGGGTGA
- a CDS encoding OapC/ArvC family zinc-ribbon domain-containing protein, with protein MPHQCTNCDRTFSDGSKEMLSGCPDCGGNKFQFKPAGADSVDTAAEPPDPPEPSGGSSVAQTVGKTAATVKDLMGSATAGESPTRSDGPDTTGPDRGDPRPSPEDTAQASARTDVVSVDELPAEPSDDGEHHFQPVQTDDPASARPAQTERSESAPADRVSADAAEDDAEPTADRKPRADRPGLEELREELNDQFESIKVLEPGQYELNLMELYDREEYIVALQEDGRYSIQVPENFRD; from the coding sequence ATGCCACACCAGTGTACGAACTGCGACCGCACGTTCTCGGACGGCTCCAAGGAGATGCTGTCGGGCTGTCCGGACTGTGGCGGCAACAAGTTCCAGTTCAAACCCGCCGGTGCCGACTCTGTCGACACCGCGGCGGAACCGCCAGATCCACCGGAACCGTCCGGCGGATCGTCGGTCGCCCAGACCGTCGGCAAGACCGCTGCGACCGTCAAGGACCTGATGGGGAGTGCCACCGCCGGGGAGTCGCCGACCCGAAGCGACGGTCCCGACACGACGGGTCCCGACCGTGGGGACCCTCGCCCCAGTCCCGAAGACACCGCCCAGGCCAGCGCCCGCACGGACGTGGTCTCCGTCGACGAACTCCCTGCGGAACCGTCAGACGACGGTGAGCATCACTTTCAGCCGGTCCAGACCGACGATCCCGCGTCGGCTCGCCCCGCCCAGACGGAGCGCTCCGAGTCAGCCCCGGCCGATCGTGTCTCGGCCGACGCCGCCGAGGACGACGCCGAGCCAACTGCCGACCGGAAACCCCGCGCGGACCGACCGGGGCTGGAAGAACTCCGCGAGGAGCTCAACGACCAGTTCGAGAGCATCAAAGTGCTCGAACCCGGTCAGTACGAGCTGAACCTGATGGAGCTGTACGACCGCGAGGAGTACATCGTCGCACTCCAAGAGGACGGCCGCTACAGCATCCAGGTTCCCGAGAACTTTCGGGACTGA
- a CDS encoding Sjogren's syndrome/scleroderma autoantigen 1 family protein: MSDFDKETEREKLREKYGDAESDREATEQMSDLLLKGATMTNAHCNNCGDPIFRYDGQEFCPTCQQPVDRGDDAGDDTGDNIEVTTPSDDATVQFGDADDQQPASEAGSQQPPRASEADSRQPTGGRPSSAGAGQNQRDTATVDGRHDATGPAPEESADPRSAPSVDPAATSTQPAGRSGGAADDPRSGAPDSVDEQLQNARGLLVQTVEQYARRARDADSPRQAREYLEAAREAAETLDATRY; this comes from the coding sequence ATGAGCGACTTCGACAAAGAGACCGAACGCGAGAAGCTCCGCGAGAAGTACGGCGACGCAGAGTCCGATCGCGAGGCCACCGAGCAGATGAGCGACCTCCTGTTGAAGGGCGCGACGATGACCAACGCCCACTGCAACAACTGCGGCGACCCCATCTTCCGGTACGACGGACAGGAGTTCTGTCCCACCTGCCAGCAGCCGGTCGACCGCGGCGACGACGCGGGCGACGACACCGGCGACAACATCGAGGTGACGACGCCGAGCGACGACGCGACAGTCCAGTTCGGCGACGCCGACGACCAGCAGCCAGCGTCGGAGGCGGGCAGCCAGCAGCCACCACGTGCCTCCGAAGCGGACAGTCGACAACCGACTGGCGGTAGACCGTCGAGTGCCGGAGCTGGCCAGAACCAGCGCGACACAGCCACCGTCGACGGTCGACACGATGCCACCGGGCCGGCACCCGAAGAGTCCGCCGACCCGCGGAGCGCACCGTCGGTCGATCCGGCCGCGACGAGCACGCAGCCGGCTGGCCGCTCCGGCGGAGCCGCCGACGACCCTCGTTCGGGGGCTCCCGACTCGGTCGACGAACAACTGCAGAACGCACGCGGGCTCCTCGTCCAGACCGTCGAACAGTACGCTCGGCGCGCTCGCGACGCCGACAGCCCGCGACAGGCCCGCGAGTACCTCGAAGCCGCTCGCGAGGCGGCCGAGACGCTCGACGCGACTCGGTACTGA
- a CDS encoding DEAD/DEAH box helicase yields MAQSDADPGSTDGHVDHPLVTPGLLEQRRYQRELADTALADHTLVCLPTGLGKTTVSLLVTAERIQDAQWKSLLLAPTKPLVQQHAEFYREALQVPDDEIVVFTGEVRPAKRSDLWEDARVVIATPQVVENDLVGNRISLANVTHCTFDECHRATGDYAYNYIAERYHEDASDPLVTAMSASPGGDEEEILTVCENLGLREVAVMTEDDADVAEHTHDTELEWKRIELPETVIEIRDAINEVVSDRLAQLKELGVTSTTQPDVSEREIQKIQGKLSELMDNDQSEGYSGMSLLAEVRKLRTAVTYAETQSVEALRRYFERQKEAARSSGASKADQRLVSDPTVMEAMRKAENFTDLHPKFRRTRMLLAETLGIENGERVIVFTESRDTAETLTDFLSDHFETEKFVGQSDTEGSEGMTQTQQQETLDRFRAGEFEVLVSTSVAEEGLDVPEVDLVLFYEPVPTAIRSIQRKGRTGRQTEGRVVVLLAEDTRDEAYFWKSRQDEQRMEDELRTLKGVAGQLESKLGGEQTGVDEYDDGQTDRERGEEPGGDGLDGDEGTTSSGNGGGPSDAERQPSEASNTGERSEADGQTADGDGQAGLDAFADDGATGADEDETAGVPDETKGSTPEPHADGDETVAIVADQRELDSTIARDLSTREGVQTELETLAVGDYVLSDRVVVERKTVSDFLDTLTGGDRSMFEQVGDATRHYARPVVVIEGGDLYGERNVHHKAIQGALASLSVDFGASVLQTADEEETADLLETIARREQEESDREVSVHGEKQAKTLGEQQEYVVASVAEVGPVTARALLEHFGSVEAVMTADEDELMDVDGVGEVTAERFRDVVGSEFEQ; encoded by the coding sequence ATGGCCCAGTCCGACGCCGATCCGGGGAGCACCGACGGCCACGTCGATCACCCGCTGGTGACGCCGGGACTACTCGAACAGCGGCGCTACCAGCGCGAGCTGGCCGATACGGCGCTGGCCGACCACACGCTGGTCTGTCTCCCGACCGGCCTGGGCAAGACGACGGTCTCCTTGCTCGTGACCGCCGAACGGATACAGGACGCGCAGTGGAAGTCCCTCCTGCTCGCGCCGACGAAGCCGCTCGTCCAGCAACACGCCGAGTTCTACCGGGAGGCCCTGCAGGTGCCCGACGACGAGATCGTCGTGTTCACCGGCGAGGTCCGGCCAGCCAAGCGGTCGGACCTCTGGGAAGACGCCCGCGTCGTCATCGCGACGCCGCAGGTCGTCGAGAACGACCTCGTGGGCAACCGGATCTCCCTGGCGAACGTGACCCACTGTACCTTCGACGAGTGTCACCGCGCGACCGGCGACTACGCCTACAACTACATCGCCGAGCGCTACCACGAGGACGCATCGGATCCGCTCGTGACGGCGATGTCGGCCTCGCCGGGCGGCGACGAGGAGGAGATCCTGACGGTGTGTGAGAACCTCGGCCTGCGTGAGGTGGCGGTGATGACCGAGGACGACGCCGACGTGGCCGAACACACCCACGACACCGAACTCGAGTGGAAGCGCATCGAGTTGCCCGAGACCGTCATCGAGATACGGGACGCGATCAACGAGGTCGTCAGCGACCGGCTCGCACAGCTCAAAGAGCTGGGCGTCACCTCGACCACCCAGCCCGACGTGTCCGAGCGCGAGATCCAGAAGATCCAGGGGAAGCTGTCCGAGCTGATGGACAACGACCAGAGCGAGGGGTACAGCGGGATGAGCCTGCTCGCCGAGGTCCGAAAGCTCCGCACGGCCGTCACCTACGCCGAGACCCAGAGCGTCGAGGCGCTGCGTCGGTACTTCGAGCGCCAGAAGGAGGCCGCCCGCTCGTCGGGAGCCTCCAAGGCCGACCAGCGACTCGTCTCGGACCCGACGGTGATGGAGGCCATGCGGAAAGCCGAGAACTTCACCGACCTCCACCCGAAGTTCCGCCGGACCCGGATGTTGCTGGCCGAGACGCTGGGCATCGAGAACGGCGAGCGCGTCATCGTCTTCACCGAGTCCAGAGACACCGCCGAGACGCTGACCGACTTCCTCTCCGATCACTTCGAGACCGAGAAGTTCGTCGGCCAGAGCGACACAGAGGGCAGCGAGGGGATGACACAGACCCAGCAACAGGAGACACTCGACCGGTTCCGAGCCGGAGAGTTCGAGGTGCTGGTCTCGACCAGCGTCGCCGAGGAGGGACTGGACGTGCCCGAAGTGGACCTCGTGTTGTTCTACGAGCCCGTCCCGACGGCGATCCGCTCGATCCAGCGCAAAGGACGGACCGGCCGCCAGACCGAGGGTCGCGTCGTCGTCCTGCTGGCCGAGGACACCCGCGACGAGGCGTACTTCTGGAAGTCCCGACAGGACGAGCAGCGCATGGAGGACGAACTCCGCACGCTGAAGGGCGTCGCCGGCCAGCTAGAGTCGAAACTGGGGGGTGAGCAGACTGGCGTCGACGAGTACGACGACGGCCAGACCGACCGAGAGCGCGGCGAAGAACCCGGAGGAGACGGTCTCGACGGGGACGAAGGTACCACTTCGAGTGGAAACGGCGGCGGTCCGTCCGACGCCGAGCGCCAGCCCTCGGAAGCGTCGAACACGGGCGAACGATCCGAAGCCGACGGCCAGACGGCCGACGGTGACGGACAGGCCGGTCTCGACGCCTTCGCCGACGACGGCGCGACGGGAGCGGACGAAGATGAGACAGCCGGCGTTCCAGACGAAACGAAGGGGTCGACGCCGGAGCCACACGCCGACGGCGACGAAACCGTCGCGATCGTCGCCGATCAGCGAGAACTCGACTCGACGATCGCACGCGATCTCTCGACCCGCGAGGGCGTCCAGACGGAACTGGAGACGCTGGCGGTCGGGGACTACGTGCTCTCGGATCGGGTCGTGGTCGAGCGCAAGACCGTCAGCGACTTCCTCGATACGCTGACCGGCGGCGACCGCTCGATGTTCGAGCAGGTCGGCGACGCCACCCGTCACTACGCCCGCCCCGTCGTCGTGATCGAAGGCGGCGACCTCTACGGCGAACGCAACGTCCACCACAAGGCGATTCAGGGCGCACTGGCCTCACTCTCGGTCGACTTCGGCGCGAGCGTCCTCCAGACGGCCGACGAAGAGGAGACCGCGGACCTGCTGGAGACGATCGCCCGGCGCGAACAGGAGGAGTCCGACCGCGAAGTCAGCGTCCACGGCGAGAAGCAGGCCAAGACACTCGGGGAACAGCAGGAGTACGTCGTCGCGTCGGTGGCGGAGGTCGGCCCCGTCACGGCGCGGGCGCTACTCGAACACTTCGGGAGCGTCGAGGCCGTTATGACCGCCGACGAAGACGAGCTGATGGACGTCGACGGCGTCGGCGAGGTGACGGCCGAGCGGTTTCGGGACGTGGTCGGCAGCGAGTTCGAGCAGTGA
- a CDS encoding redoxin domain-containing protein, translating to MNKRRVGRDESIAFTLPDASVGGEKRRSETLAREHERVLVVLLRSHYCPLSREIVQSLRDEYGSFASRSTAVVAVLPDSVERGAVWQRRYELPFSVLADPGESESGDDETASSSPSFGTFEPYARYLQSLPGGALFRTDGDELRLIETVGNDGRQSFPSIEELLSEIESHDRGETRQRAGPRADTYGRH from the coding sequence GTGAACAAGCGTCGTGTCGGACGAGACGAATCGATCGCGTTTACACTACCCGATGCGAGCGTCGGCGGAGAGAAGCGCCGTTCCGAGACGTTGGCACGCGAACACGAGCGGGTCCTCGTCGTCCTGTTGCGAAGTCACTACTGTCCACTGAGTCGCGAGATCGTCCAGTCACTCCGGGACGAGTACGGGTCGTTCGCGTCTCGGTCGACGGCCGTCGTGGCGGTGTTGCCCGACAGCGTCGAGCGGGGAGCGGTGTGGCAGCGACGCTACGAGTTGCCGTTTTCCGTCCTGGCCGATCCCGGCGAGTCGGAGTCGGGAGACGACGAAACGGCTTCGAGTTCGCCGTCGTTCGGAACGTTCGAGCCCTACGCCCGCTATCTCCAGTCGCTCCCCGGCGGTGCGCTGTTCCGGACCGACGGCGACGAACTCAGGCTGATCGAGACCGTCGGCAACGACGGTCGACAGTCGTTCCCGTCGATCGAGGAGCTACTGAGCGAGATCGAGTCACACGACCGGGGCGAGACTAGGCAGCGGGCCGGGCCGCGAGCGGACACCTACGGCCGTCACTGA
- a CDS encoding DUF2073 domain-containing protein produces the protein MAEAKPQDGVQIDLISGEQMDGLTSMEKIRNILDGVRDGKIVVLEEGLSPDEESRLIEVTMTEISPDEFNGIEIETYPRSETSDTSFLDRLMGTQSTKKLTVIGPANQIETLHKDENVISALVTRK, from the coding sequence ATGGCTGAAGCAAAACCACAGGACGGCGTGCAGATCGACCTGATCAGCGGCGAACAGATGGACGGACTGACCTCCATGGAGAAGATCAGGAACATCCTCGACGGCGTCCGCGACGGCAAGATCGTCGTCCTCGAAGAGGGGCTGTCCCCGGACGAGGAATCGCGGTTGATCGAAGTGACGATGACCGAGATCAGTCCCGACGAGTTCAACGGCATCGAGATCGAGACCTATCCGCGCTCGGAGACGTCCGACACGAGCTTCCTCGACCGACTCATGGGCACCCAGTCGACGAAGAAACTCACCGTGATCGGGCCGGCCAACCAGATCGAGACGCTTCACAAGGACGAAAACGTCATCAGTGCCCTCGTCACCCGGAAATAA
- a CDS encoding Cdc6/Cdc18 family protein, translating to MDETGNDADPNTPDRESSEETDDDQPDRDNFGTDLDDVVLDDIDTGEDGATDEASRGLFDDLLSGEPIFENKEVLRPSYTPHKLPHREEQINNIATILVSALRGDTPSNILIYGKTGTGKTASAKFVSEELETTSQKYEVPCMVEYINCEVTDTQYRVLAQLANKFIEQNRTYIGDRIEELDTLRERATSNPDGDLLAETDFATVDEIDAEIERLEADRAEFEEVPMTGWPTDRVYSSFFDAVDYHERVVVIMLDEIDKLVEKSGDDTLYNLSRMNSELERSRVSIMGISNDLKFTDFLDPRVKSSLGEEEIVFPPYDATQLRDILDHRSDVAFKSDALTDDVIPLCAAFAAQEHGDARRALDLLRTAGELAERDQTDCVEEDHVRQAQEKIELDRVVEVVRTLPTQSKIVLFAIILLEKNGVHNINTGEVFNIYKRLCEEIDADVLTQRRVTDLISELDMLGIVNAVVVSKGRYGRTKEISLSVPIDETEAVLLSDSRLGDIEDVQPFVQARFDN from the coding sequence ATGGACGAGACAGGAAACGACGCCGACCCGAACACGCCGGATCGAGAGTCCTCAGAGGAGACCGACGACGACCAGCCCGACCGCGACAACTTCGGGACGGATCTCGACGACGTGGTGCTGGACGACATCGACACGGGTGAGGACGGGGCCACTGACGAGGCGTCCCGTGGCCTCTTCGACGACCTTCTCAGCGGCGAGCCGATCTTCGAGAACAAGGAAGTTCTCCGTCCCTCGTACACACCACACAAGCTCCCACACCGGGAAGAGCAGATCAACAACATCGCGACGATCCTCGTCTCCGCTCTCCGTGGAGACACGCCCTCGAACATCCTCATTTACGGGAAGACGGGGACCGGAAAGACTGCCAGTGCCAAGTTCGTCAGCGAGGAACTGGAGACGACCTCACAGAAGTACGAAGTCCCCTGTATGGTCGAGTACATCAACTGCGAGGTGACCGACACGCAGTATCGCGTCCTCGCACAGCTCGCCAACAAGTTCATCGAGCAGAACCGGACGTACATCGGCGATCGCATCGAGGAACTCGATACGCTTCGCGAACGCGCGACCTCGAACCCGGACGGGGACCTACTCGCCGAGACCGACTTCGCGACCGTCGACGAGATCGACGCCGAAATCGAACGGCTCGAAGCCGATCGCGCGGAGTTCGAGGAAGTGCCGATGACCGGGTGGCCGACCGATCGGGTGTACAGCTCGTTTTTCGACGCCGTCGACTACCACGAACGCGTCGTCGTCATCATGCTCGACGAAATCGACAAGCTCGTCGAGAAGTCGGGCGACGACACGCTGTACAACCTCTCGCGGATGAACTCCGAGCTCGAACGCTCGCGGGTGTCGATCATGGGCATCTCGAACGACCTGAAGTTCACCGACTTCCTCGATCCCCGCGTCAAGTCCAGCCTCGGCGAGGAAGAGATCGTCTTCCCGCCCTACGACGCCACGCAGCTCCGGGATATCCTCGATCACCGCTCCGACGTGGCGTTCAAGTCCGACGCACTGACTGACGACGTGATTCCGCTCTGTGCCGCCTTCGCGGCCCAGGAACACGGCGACGCTCGGCGAGCGCTCGACCTGCTCCGGACGGCCGGCGAACTCGCGGAACGGGACCAGACCGACTGCGTCGAGGAAGACCACGTCCGACAGGCCCAGGAGAAGATCGAACTCGACCGGGTCGTCGAGGTGGTGCGGACGCTGCCGACCCAGAGCAAGATCGTCCTCTTCGCGATCATCCTCCTGGAGAAAAACGGCGTCCACAACATCAACACCGGGGAAGTGTTCAACATCTACAAACGGCTCTGCGAGGAGATCGACGCCGACGTGTTGACTCAACGTCGCGTCACCGATCTCATCAGCGAACTCGACATGCTGGGGATCGTCAACGCCGTCGTCGTCTCGAAAGGGCGCTACGGCCGGACCAAAGAGATCAGCCTCTCGGTCCCCATCGACGAGACCGAGGCCGTCCTGCTGTCGGACTCCCGGCTCGGTGACATCGAGGACGTGCAACCGTTCGTTCAGGCCCGGTTCGACAACTGA
- a CDS encoding DNA-directed DNA polymerase II small subunit: MPLETPARLVSELASRGYNAEREAVTLLADASDPNVALDRALETIPEDTLVLSADHVRTALESEHDADGGRSGNETRPADTTNPADTDPSVSTGTGPTSSTDSGGSTPVETEGSSTARSVRSSDPDQRSIEVHNDMTGQSTGTGEYSDFVSVFRDRYEKLSKQLRGRVNHRPTNALERMSGGEEAAIVGMVSDIRSTASGHWLIELEDTNGTFPCLVMKDRAIADLVQELLYDEVIAVDGTLADDGGILFVDSLHFPDIPRTHDPSTADRPVQAALISDVHVGSQEFMADAWHRFADWLHTEEAANVEYLLLAGDMVEGVGVYPDQDDELDVVDIYEQYERFSEYLKEIPGDIEIRMIPGNHDAVRLAEPQPAFDEELRDIMTAHDAQVHSNPALVTIEGVTVLMYHGVSLDEVIAELPDEKASYDEPHKAMYQLLKKRHVAPQYGGHTRLAPEDRDYLVMEEVPDVFHTGHVHKLGWGKYHNVLAINSGCWQAQTDFQKSVNIDPDAGFAPILDLDTLDMTVRKFV, from the coding sequence GTGCCCCTGGAGACGCCGGCCCGACTCGTGAGCGAACTCGCCAGCCGTGGCTACAACGCCGAACGCGAGGCGGTGACGCTGCTCGCCGACGCCTCCGATCCGAATGTCGCCCTCGACCGTGCACTGGAAACGATTCCCGAGGACACGCTCGTCCTCTCGGCCGATCACGTTCGAACGGCCCTGGAGAGCGAGCACGACGCCGACGGTGGCCGATCCGGGAACGAGACGCGTCCGGCCGACACGACGAACCCGGCAGACACGGACCCCTCTGTTTCGACTGGAACTGGCCCCACCTCGTCGACCGATTCCGGCGGGTCGACTCCAGTCGAAACGGAGGGGTCTTCGACGGCTCGCTCGGTCCGCTCGTCCGATCCCGACCAGCGATCGATCGAGGTCCACAACGACATGACCGGTCAGTCGACCGGAACGGGCGAGTACTCGGATTTCGTCTCCGTCTTCCGGGACCGCTACGAGAAGCTCTCGAAGCAACTACGCGGGCGCGTGAACCACCGTCCCACGAACGCGCTCGAACGGATGAGCGGCGGCGAGGAAGCAGCCATCGTCGGGATGGTCTCGGATATCCGCTCGACGGCCAGCGGTCACTGGCTGATCGAACTCGAAGACACCAACGGCACGTTCCCGTGTCTGGTGATGAAAGACCGCGCCATCGCCGACCTCGTGCAGGAACTGCTGTACGACGAGGTGATCGCCGTCGACGGGACGCTGGCCGACGACGGCGGGATTCTCTTCGTCGACTCGCTGCACTTCCCCGATATCCCTCGGACTCACGACCCCTCGACGGCCGACCGGCCGGTTCAGGCGGCGCTGATCTCAGACGTCCACGTCGGCAGCCAGGAGTTCATGGCCGACGCCTGGCACCGCTTTGCAGACTGGCTCCACACCGAAGAAGCCGCCAACGTCGAGTACCTGCTGTTGGCCGGCGACATGGTCGAGGGGGTCGGCGTCTATCCCGACCAGGACGATGAACTCGACGTGGTCGACATCTACGAGCAGTACGAGCGCTTCAGCGAGTACCTCAAGGAGATCCCCGGCGACATCGAGATCCGGATGATTCCCGGCAACCACGACGCCGTCCGCCTCGCCGAGCCCCAGCCGGCCTTCGACGAGGAGCTTCGGGACATCATGACGGCCCACGACGCCCAGGTCCACTCGAACCCCGCTCTCGTGACGATCGAGGGCGTCACGGTCCTCATGTACCACGGCGTTTCGCTGGACGAGGTCATCGCCGAGTTGCCCGACGAGAAGGCCAGCTACGACGAGCCACACAAGGCGATGTACCAGCTCCTGAAAAAGCGCCACGTCGCGCCCCAGTACGGCGGTCACACGCGTCTGGCTCCGGAAGACCGGGACTACCTCGTCATGGAGGAAGTGCCGGACGTGTTCCACACCGGCCACGTCCACAAGCTCGGGTGGGGGAAGTACCACAACGTGCTGGCGATCAACTCCGGGTGCTGGCAGGCCCAGACCGACTTCCAGAAGAGCGTCAACATCGATCCCGACGCCGGGTTCGCGCCGATTCTGGATCTCGACACGCTGGACATGACCGTCCGGAAATTCGTGTGA
- a CDS encoding S24/S26 family peptidase, protein MSEPRGPNPPDDDQPGGLVYLFDLVSSAGAVVAVGLLLFAISGVWPPLVAIESGSMEPHIDTGDLVFVMDEDRFAGEGAYADTGVVPANRGADTGYRSFQNDGDVIVFQPDGDGASTPVIHRAMFWVNESENWYDKADPAYINADSCEELRNCPADSAGFVTKGDNNAGYDQVNGLPSCGPGACDPVRKSWVVGTAETRVPLLGNIRLQLQRALA, encoded by the coding sequence ATGAGCGAGCCACGCGGTCCGAACCCGCCCGACGACGACCAACCGGGCGGGCTCGTCTACCTGTTCGATCTCGTCAGCAGTGCCGGCGCAGTCGTCGCAGTCGGACTGTTGCTGTTCGCGATCAGCGGCGTGTGGCCGCCGCTGGTCGCGATCGAGTCCGGTAGCATGGAACCACACATCGACACCGGCGACCTCGTCTTCGTCATGGACGAAGACCGCTTCGCCGGTGAGGGAGCCTACGCCGACACCGGCGTCGTGCCCGCAAATCGCGGCGCTGACACCGGCTACAGGTCGTTCCAGAACGACGGCGACGTGATCGTCTTCCAGCCCGACGGCGACGGAGCGTCCACACCAGTGATCCACCGAGCGATGTTCTGGGTCAACGAGAGCGAAAACTGGTACGACAAGGCGGATCCCGCCTACATCAACGCCGACAGCTGCGAGGAACTGCGCAACTGCCCGGCCGACTCGGCCGGCTTCGTGACGAAAGGTGACAACAACGCCGGCTACGACCAGGTCAACGGGCTGCCGAGCTGTGGCCCCGGTGCCTGCGATCCGGTCCGAAAGTCCTGGGTCGTCGGGACCGCCGAGACGAGAGTGCCACTACTGGGCAACATCCGGCTCCAACTCCAGCGAGCGCTGGCCTGA
- the mdh gene encoding malate dehydrogenase yields MTKVSVVGAAGTVGAAAGYNIALRDIADELVYVDIPDQEDVTIGQAADTNHGVAYDSNTTIRQGTYEDTAGSDVVVITAGIPRQPGQTRIDLAGDNAPIMDDIGSSLAEHNDDFVTITTSNPVDLLNRHLYETGDRAREKVIGFGGRLDSARFRYVLAERFDTEVQNVEATILGEHGDAQVPVFSKVRIDGADPDFSADEKEAILGELQESAMDVIERKGATEWGPATGVAHMVEAVLRDTGEVLPGSVVLDGEFGHEGTAFGVPVKLGSDGVEEVVEWDLDDYEQDLMAEASEKLAEQYDKIG; encoded by the coding sequence ATGACAAAGGTAAGCGTGGTCGGCGCAGCCGGAACAGTCGGTGCCGCAGCAGGGTACAACATCGCGTTGCGCGACATCGCGGACGAACTCGTCTACGTCGACATTCCGGATCAAGAAGACGTGACGATCGGGCAGGCCGCCGACACCAACCACGGGGTCGCCTACGACTCGAACACGACGATTCGACAGGGCACCTACGAGGACACCGCCGGCTCCGACGTGGTCGTCATCACGGCGGGGATCCCTCGCCAGCCCGGTCAGACCCGGATCGATCTCGCCGGGGACAACGCGCCGATCATGGACGACATCGGCTCGTCGCTGGCCGAGCACAACGACGACTTCGTGACGATCACCACCTCGAATCCGGTGGACCTGCTCAACCGTCACCTCTACGAGACGGGCGATCGCGCCCGCGAGAAGGTGATCGGCTTCGGCGGTCGCCTCGACTCCGCGCGCTTTCGCTACGTGCTCGCCGAACGCTTCGACACGGAGGTTCAGAACGTCGAGGCGACGATCCTCGGCGAGCACGGGGACGCACAGGTGCCGGTCTTCTCGAAGGTCCGCATCGACGGTGCGGACCCCGACTTTTCCGCCGACGAGAAAGAGGCGATCCTCGGCGAACTCCAGGAGAGCGCCATGGACGTCATCGAGCGCAAAGGCGCGACCGAGTGGGGGCCGGCGACCGGCGTGGCCCACATGGTCGAGGCCGTCCTGCGCGACACGGGTGAAGTACTCCCCGGTTCGGTCGTCCTCGACGGCGAGTTCGGCCACGAGGGCACCGCTTTCGGCGTCCCGGTCAAACTCGGCTCCGACGGCGTCGAGGAGGTCGTCGAGTGGGACCTGGACGACTACGAGCAGGATCTGATGGCCGAGGCGAGCGAGAAACTGGCCGAACAGTACGACAAGATCGGATAA